In a genomic window of Ipomoea triloba cultivar NCNSP0323 chromosome 3, ASM357664v1:
- the LOC116012502 gene encoding glucan endo-1,3-beta-glucosidase, producing MDKFSSTCLFYTFLLLLPPFYIKGSEAIIGVNYGTVANNLPPPPQVARFLTESTIINRVRLFDTNPDILKAFAHTGVAVTVTVPNDQIPRLAKYAFAQQWVKLNILPYIPATNIVRILVGNEVISTANKLFISNLVPAMQALHAALTAEPFHRHIQISTPHSLGILSNSSPPSSGKFRPGYDTHVIKPLLGFLRATNSPFMVNPYPFFGSSEDTLDFALFRLNSGAFDENTKLMYKNMLDGQLDAVYSAMKFLGFEDVDLVIAETGWPSKGDPGQAGVDADSAAEYNRKLMKHVTSGIGTPLMPNRTFETYIFALFNEDLKPGPTCERNFGLFQPDMTPVYDIGILRRTASGTFPSHPRAGPPSPVGTPARKKWCLPKSGADEEALQRNIDYVCGLGLNCDPIRKGGACFLPNTVRAHAAYAMNAYYQGAGRHDFDCDFEQTGTLTSKNPSYAKCKY from the exons ATGGACAAATTCTCCAGCACTTGCCTCTTCTACACATTCCTCCTCCTTCTCCCACCATTTTACATCAAAGGAAGTGAAGCGATAATCGGAGTGAACTACGGCACGGTGGCCAACAACCTCCCTCCGCCGCCACAGGTGGCGCGTTTCCTCACCGAGTCCACCATCATCAACCGCGTGAGGCTCTTCGACACCAACCCCGACATCCTCAAAGCATTCGCTCACACCGGCGTAGCCGTCACGGTCACGGTCCCCAACGACCAAATCCCGCGTCTCGCAAAATACGCCTTCGCCCAACAATGGGTCAAACTCAACATCCTCCCTTACATCCCCGCCACAAACATCGTACGAATCTTGGTCGGCAACGAGGTTATCTCAACCGCCAACAAGCTCTTCATCTCCAACCTCGTCCCCGCCATGCAAGCGCTCCACGCCGCCCTAACGGCCGAGCCGTTCCACCGCCACATTCAGATCTCCACTCCCCATTCTCTGGGGATCCTCTCCAACTCCAGCCCGCCCTCCTCCGGGAAATTCCGGCCCGGATACGACACCCACGTCATCAAGCCGTTATTGGGTTTCCTTAGAGCTACTAATTCGCCGTTCATGGTTAATCCCTACCCATTCTTCGGTAGCTCCGAGGATACTCTTGATTTCGCCCTGTTTCGGTTAAATTCAGGGGCGTTTGATGAGAACACGAAGCTTATGTATAAGAACATGTTGGATGGGCAGCTAGACGCGGTTTATTCCGCCATGAAATTTCTTGGATTTGAGGATGTTGATTTGGTGATTGCCGAGACGGGGTGGCCGTCCAAGGGGGACCCCGGGCAGGCCGGAGTAGACGCCGACAGCGCCGCCGAGTACAACCGGAAGCTCATGAAACATGTGACGTCGGGAATCGGGACGCCCCTGATGCCCAACAGGACCTTCGAGACCTACATTTTCGCGTTGTTTAATGAGGACTTGAAGCCCGGCCCGACTTGCGAGAGAAACTTCGGGCTCTTCCAGCCCGATATGACGCCCGTCTACGACATCGGGATTCTCCGGCGAACG GCAAGCGGAACGTTCCCTTCGCACCCACGGGCTGGGCCGCCCAGCCCGGTAGGCACCCCCGCGAGGAAGAAATGGTGCCTCCCCAAATCCGGAGCGGATGAGGAGGCGCTGCAGAGAAATATTGATTATGTGTGCGGGCTGGGCTTGAATTGCGACCCGATTCGGAAGGGCGGCGCGTGCTTTCTACCCAACACTGTTCGGGCTCATGCGGCGTATGCCATGAATGCATACTATCAAGGCGCCGGTAGACACGATTTTGACTGTGATTTTGAGCAGACCGGAACACTAACTTCTAAAAATCCAA GCTATGCAAAGTGCAAATATTGA